One genomic segment of Bacteroidales bacterium includes these proteins:
- a CDS encoding GxxExxY protein, which produces MEKILFKEESYQIIGKCMEVHNNLGAGFLEIVYKDALEYEFKKAGIVYEREKMYEVNYKGIILPHKFYADFVVNANIILEVKGAAGISEEFVAQAINYLKVSHNKLALIVNFGELKLNYKRIVF; this is translated from the coding sequence ATGGAAAAAATATTATTCAAAGAAGAGAGCTACCAAATAATTGGTAAGTGTATGGAAGTACACAATAATCTTGGTGCAGGATTTTTAGAAATCGTTTACAAAGATGCTTTGGAATATGAGTTTAAAAAAGCTGGTATAGTATATGAACGAGAAAAAATGTATGAGGTAAATTACAAGGGGATTATTTTACCTCATAAGTTTTATGCCGATTTTGTTGTGAATGCAAATATTATTTTAGAAGTAAAAGGCGCAGCAGGTATTTCAGAAGAATTTGTAGCACAAGCAATAAATTACTTAAAAGTATCTCATAATAAATTAGCACTAATAGTAAATTTTGGAGAGTTGAAATTAAATTACAAAAGAATTGTGTTTTAA
- the rlmH gene encoding 23S rRNA (pseudouridine(1915)-N(3))-methyltransferase RlmH, which produces MKILFLVVGKTNAQYLIEGINIFEKRLKHYVNIDFCVIPDLKKSSSTNIEELKIKEGKQIIEKLKNNDFVVLLDERGKQMKSEEFANFIIHKQNTSVKNLTFIVGGAYGFSEEVYKRANFLLSLSSMTFSHQMVRLFFMEQLYRSFTIIKNESYHHK; this is translated from the coding sequence ATGAAAATTCTATTTCTTGTTGTCGGTAAAACAAATGCTCAGTATCTAATTGAAGGAATTAATATTTTTGAAAAGCGGCTGAAACATTACGTAAATATTGATTTTTGTGTAATTCCTGATTTGAAGAAAAGTTCATCTACTAATATTGAAGAGTTGAAAATTAAAGAAGGAAAACAAATTATCGAAAAATTAAAAAATAATGACTTCGTGGTTTTACTTGATGAAAGAGGAAAACAAATGAAATCAGAAGAGTTTGCAAATTTTATAATTCATAAGCAAAACACAAGTGTAAAGAATTTAACTTTTATTGTTGGCGGTGCGTACGGATTTTCTGAAGAAGTTTATAAAAGAGCAAACTTTTTATTATCACTTTCATCTATGACTTTTTCTCATCAGATGGTGAGGTTATTCTTTATGGAACAACTTTACAGGAGTTTTACAATAATAAAAAACGAATCTTATCATCATAAATGA